The following proteins are co-located in the Dietzia timorensis genome:
- a CDS encoding non-canonical purine NTP pyrophosphatase, which produces MSDAAPAPVKVLVASRNAKKLRELQRVLDAAGVSGIEPVGLDAVPEYPEEPETGATFAENALIKARSGAAATGLACLADDSGLAVDALNGMPGVLSARWSGRHGDDEANNDLLLAQLGDVPDERRGAGFVSACALVVPDGGDGTPAAETVTEGRWPGSVLRERHGDGGFGYDPIFLPEGSERSAGELAPEEKDAASHRGRALRALVPALRALAAGESLPE; this is translated from the coding sequence ATGAGCGACGCCGCTCCCGCCCCGGTGAAGGTCCTCGTCGCCAGCCGCAACGCGAAGAAGCTGCGCGAGCTCCAGCGCGTCCTCGACGCCGCCGGGGTCTCGGGGATCGAACCGGTAGGCCTCGACGCCGTGCCCGAGTATCCCGAGGAGCCCGAAACCGGCGCGACGTTCGCCGAGAACGCGCTCATCAAGGCGCGTTCCGGCGCGGCGGCCACCGGGCTCGCGTGCCTCGCCGACGACTCGGGCCTCGCCGTCGATGCGCTGAACGGCATGCCCGGCGTGCTCTCGGCGCGCTGGTCGGGGCGGCACGGCGACGACGAGGCAAACAACGATCTCCTCCTCGCGCAGCTCGGCGACGTTCCGGACGAGCGCAGGGGAGCCGGGTTCGTTTCCGCCTGCGCGCTGGTCGTTCCTGACGGCGGAGATGGCACTCCCGCAGCCGAAACCGTCACCGAGGGACGCTGGCCGGGTTCGGTGCTCCGCGAGCGCCACGGCGACGGCGGATTCGGCTACGACCCGATCTTCTTGCCCGAGGGTTCCGAGCGCTCGGCCGGCGAGCTCGCGCCCGAAGAAAAGGACGCCGCCTCGCACCGTGGCCGCGCCCTCCGCGCCCTCGTTCCGGCGCTGCGCGCGCTGGCCGCCGGAGAGTCGCTGCCGGAATAG
- a CDS encoding DUF1345 domain-containing protein, translated as MAMFFRKNKDRFAGAGKHPAGHAPAEKEHYHAPPAEQIRRERIRSDRIRFAGTVIVAAAVMVAVGLGTSWAVAPAAGWAVATAFFSANVWLRIGGMGPAETKAHAIVDDPSRAVREILVLSANVIALAAVVLLIVESSRAEGWQKFVYAAIALVAVASSWVMLQTIYTLRYAAAHYGSDPPEGIYFNTEDPPRYLDFAYLSFTIGMSYAASDEAVTSTEIRRIVLGHSLLSFIFGTGIVATTISLIVGLF; from the coding sequence ATGGCTATGTTCTTCCGCAAGAACAAGGACCGTTTCGCCGGTGCCGGCAAGCACCCGGCCGGGCACGCGCCCGCCGAGAAGGAGCACTACCACGCCCCGCCGGCCGAGCAGATCCGCCGGGAACGCATCCGCAGCGACCGAATCAGATTCGCCGGAACGGTGATCGTCGCCGCCGCCGTCATGGTCGCAGTGGGACTCGGTACCTCGTGGGCCGTCGCCCCGGCCGCGGGCTGGGCGGTGGCAACCGCGTTCTTCAGCGCCAACGTGTGGCTCCGCATCGGCGGGATGGGTCCGGCCGAGACCAAGGCCCACGCCATCGTCGACGATCCCTCGCGCGCGGTTCGCGAGATCCTCGTGCTCTCGGCGAACGTCATCGCCCTCGCCGCCGTCGTCCTGCTCATCGTCGAGTCCTCGCGTGCCGAGGGATGGCAGAAGTTCGTCTACGCCGCGATCGCGCTCGTCGCCGTCGCCTCCTCGTGGGTGATGCTGCAAACGATCTACACGCTGCGCTACGCCGCCGCGCACTACGGTTCCGACCCGCCTGAGGGCATCTACTTCAACACCGAGGACCCGCCGCGGTACCTCGACTTCGCCTACCTTTCATTCACCATCGGCATGTCGTACGCCGCCTCGGACGAGGCGGTGACGTCGACGGAGATCCGCAGGATCGTTCTCGGGCACTCGCTGCTGTCGTTCATCTTCGGTACGGGAATCGTCGCCACGACGATCAGTTTGATTGTCGGCCTGTTCTAG
- a CDS encoding YrhK family protein, with the protein MTTPSQDRPLNIKIGRDELVVRQRYEVASICNDIVIAIWFIIGSILFFSDSTTFTATWLFLIGSVQMMIRPGIRLARRVHLQKIGTQSSHETAMDF; encoded by the coding sequence ATGACAACACCATCACAAGATCGCCCGCTGAACATCAAGATCGGCCGCGACGAGCTCGTCGTCCGGCAGCGCTACGAGGTCGCGAGCATCTGCAACGACATCGTGATCGCCATCTGGTTCATCATCGGCTCGATCCTGTTCTTCTCCGACTCGACCACGTTCACGGCCACCTGGTTGTTCCTCATCGGCAGTGTGCAGATGATGATCCGACCGGGAATCCGTCTGGCCCGGCGCGTGCACCTGCAGAAAATCGGCACGCAGTCGAGCCACGAGACGGCGATGGATTTCTAG
- a CDS encoding DUF3817 domain-containing protein — MTTPESPTPSEENVLVKDPAHRLRKLTNALTRYRVLAWITGVWLLILVAEMVLKYILKVDMPGWTDFIPPAHGWVYFVYLLCTLDLGIKIRWGWGKIIITCLAGTIPFLSFYFEHIRAREAKAEIADAKRSIGMK; from the coding sequence TTGACCACGCCCGAAAGCCCCACGCCCAGCGAAGAAAATGTGCTGGTCAAAGATCCGGCGCACCGTCTGCGCAAGCTCACCAACGCGCTGACTCGCTACCGCGTCCTCGCGTGGATCACAGGTGTGTGGCTGCTCATCCTCGTCGCCGAGATGGTGCTCAAGTACATCCTCAAGGTCGACATGCCCGGCTGGACCGACTTCATCCCGCCGGCGCACGGCTGGGTCTATTTCGTCTACCTGCTGTGCACACTGGATCTCGGCATCAAGATCCGCTGGGGCTGGGGCAAGATCATCATCACCTGCCTCGCGGGCACGATCCCGTTCCTGTCGTTCTACTTCGAGCACATCCGCGCGCGTGAGGCCAAGGCCGAGATCGCCGATGCCAAGCGCTCCATCGGAATGAAATAG
- a CDS encoding DUF488 family protein: MRFFTIGHSTRTIDEFLALLREAGVDVVVDVRRLPGSNRYPQFNADALSSSLHAAGADYSRIEELTGRRGRDRSMPSDVNGFWRNRSFHNYADWAMTSEFRTGLDRLRALGEDAVPAVMCSEAVWWRCHRRLIADNLLAAGDDVRHIMRPGVIEHAELTRGAVVDPETRQVTYPATDGGP, from the coding sequence ATGCGATTCTTTACGATCGGGCATTCGACCCGGACCATCGACGAGTTCCTCGCGTTGCTGCGGGAGGCGGGTGTCGATGTGGTCGTCGATGTGCGGCGCCTGCCCGGGTCGAATCGCTATCCGCAGTTCAATGCAGATGCGCTGTCGTCTTCCCTGCACGCTGCCGGCGCCGATTACTCCAGGATCGAGGAACTGACCGGGCGGCGTGGGCGCGATAGAAGCATGCCCTCCGACGTCAACGGATTCTGGCGGAACCGCAGCTTCCACAACTACGCAGATTGGGCTATGACGTCGGAGTTCCGCACCGGCCTGGACCGGCTGCGCGCGCTCGGCGAGGACGCGGTACCTGCAGTGATGTGCTCAGAGGCGGTGTGGTGGCGGTGCCATAGGCGGCTGATCGCCGACAATCTCCTCGCAGCCGGGGACGACGTGCGCCATATCATGAGGCCTGGAGTGATCGAGCACGCCGAGCTCACGCGTGGGGCCGTCGTGGATCCCGAGACGCGTCAGGTGACGTACCCCGCCACAGACGGAGGGCCCTAG
- a CDS encoding MadR family response regulator transcription factor, with translation MSTDLITVVLVDDHAIVRQGLRALLERERDIEVVGEASDPQSAMRLVQALSPDVAVLDLKLSAGSDAEGLALCSQIVASQPQVAVLILTTFLDDQLILDAISRGAKGYVVKDVDTSSVVSAIRDLKNGGSFFDPRSSTAIVRGLHGTEETRGHELTGREKEVLHLLALGRSNKQIGEELFISAATAKFHVGNIMRKLGSTRRAEAVYAAGKLGLV, from the coding sequence ATGAGCACCGATCTCATCACCGTCGTCCTGGTCGACGATCACGCGATCGTGCGACAGGGTCTTCGTGCGCTCCTCGAGCGGGAACGCGATATCGAGGTCGTCGGCGAAGCCTCGGACCCTCAATCCGCGATGCGCCTCGTACAAGCGCTGAGCCCGGACGTGGCGGTCCTCGACCTCAAACTCTCTGCGGGTTCCGATGCCGAAGGACTGGCGCTGTGCTCACAGATCGTGGCATCCCAGCCACAGGTCGCGGTGCTCATTCTCACGACCTTCCTCGACGATCAACTCATCCTCGATGCGATCAGCCGCGGAGCGAAGGGATACGTCGTCAAGGACGTCGACACCTCGTCGGTTGTCAGCGCGATCAGGGATCTCAAAAATGGGGGCAGCTTCTTCGACCCTCGCAGTTCGACGGCCATCGTCCGCGGATTGCACGGAACAGAAGAGACACGGGGGCACGAGCTCACCGGTCGCGAAAAAGAGGTGCTCCACCTGTTGGCGCTCGGCCGCTCCAACAAGCAGATCGGCGAGGAACTGTTCATCTCGGCCGCGACGGCAAAATTCCACGTCGGCAACATCATGCGCAAGCTGGGAAGCACGCGACGGGCCGAGGCCGTATATGCGGCAGGCAAGCTGGGCCTGGTCTAG
- a CDS encoding GAF domain-containing sensor histidine kinase: protein MARSQVANDLARLTGVRSGKRSYYREFVRSDERMQRTVRALDSISRALVRTSHGPREIMEEIARAAGEQLVASWSMLGLRDGRLPWAQPRFVVVDEAGRPRGEDVLPEHVGSELSSLRAGAEHRTMEGHWVRIALRIEGEQIGSLVVSHGLDGNPEPDDLSLLRILANQAAVALRTAELYQSGVDLQRRAGILYDEVATYASDLASSATQLQLTRKQLVAADQRALIDSERHRIARELHDSVSQIVLSAGLAVDLARLDSAELDCDAGHVTSRLDQAKGLTQDALHQLRTAIYALHHTERGEDPATLAEVLEEVAAGYRSQLDIAVRVQGTYEGAASELEHELARIAGEALFNVATHAEATKVEVRVSSSDNGLILSVADDGVGDPRALRQILRIEQSSNGTVGHRGLANMAHRAEQIGATFSLRRSNLGGLQVRVAVPRSSTERESS, encoded by the coding sequence ATGGCCCGGTCCCAGGTCGCAAACGATCTTGCCCGCCTCACCGGTGTGCGCTCCGGCAAGCGGTCCTACTACCGCGAATTCGTACGCTCGGACGAACGCATGCAGCGCACGGTGCGGGCGCTCGATTCCATTTCGCGGGCACTCGTCCGAACCAGCCACGGCCCGCGCGAGATCATGGAGGAAATCGCCCGCGCCGCCGGCGAGCAGCTCGTCGCCTCGTGGAGCATGCTCGGTCTCCGCGACGGCCGACTGCCGTGGGCCCAGCCGAGATTCGTCGTCGTCGACGAAGCGGGCAGGCCACGCGGGGAGGACGTACTTCCCGAGCACGTGGGTTCCGAGCTCTCCTCTCTTCGCGCGGGCGCCGAGCACCGGACGATGGAAGGCCACTGGGTACGCATCGCCCTGCGGATCGAGGGAGAGCAGATCGGCAGCCTCGTCGTATCTCACGGGCTCGACGGCAATCCCGAACCCGACGATTTGTCGTTGCTGCGCATCCTCGCCAATCAGGCGGCGGTCGCACTGCGCACCGCGGAGCTCTATCAATCGGGCGTCGATCTCCAGCGCCGCGCAGGAATTCTCTACGACGAGGTAGCGACCTACGCTAGCGACCTCGCGAGTAGCGCGACCCAGCTCCAGCTCACTCGAAAGCAGCTCGTCGCCGCCGATCAACGGGCGCTCATCGACTCCGAGCGCCATCGCATCGCGCGCGAGCTCCACGATTCGGTCAGCCAAATCGTGCTCAGCGCCGGGCTCGCGGTGGACCTCGCCCGCCTCGACTCAGCCGAGCTCGACTGCGACGCGGGGCACGTCACCTCCCGCCTGGACCAGGCAAAGGGGCTGACCCAGGACGCGCTCCACCAGCTCCGCACCGCGATATACGCGTTGCACCACACCGAGCGCGGCGAGGACCCGGCCACCCTGGCCGAGGTGCTCGAGGAAGTAGCGGCCGGCTACCGCTCCCAGCTCGATATCGCAGTCCGGGTCCAGGGGACCTACGAGGGCGCGGCGAGCGAGCTCGAGCACGAACTCGCCCGCATCGCCGGCGAGGCGCTGTTCAATGTCGCCACTCACGCCGAAGCCACGAAGGTAGAGGTTCGGGTGAGCTCTTCCGACAATGGCCTCATCCTTTCCGTTGCTGACGACGGTGTGGGTGACCCGCGAGCCCTGCGGCAGATTCTCCGTATCGAGCAAAGCTCCAACGGCACCGTCGGGCATCGGGGCCTGGCGAATATGGCGCACCGCGCCGAACAGATCGGGGCAACGTTCTCGCTACGCCGGTCCAATCTCGGCGGCCTGCAGGTGCGCGTCGCCGTCCCTCGCTCGAGCACCGAAAGGGAATCCTCATGA
- a CDS encoding iron-containing alcohol dehydrogenase: MNEGTPEEAEGIWSEDAAHPVKFHAPEVVFGTDSLAEIGLAAARLGARRPFVVSDSGVSAAGWTEETLDYLRREGLRPQLWTDVTPNPKDHEIQRGYEEYVDSGADVIIGIGGGSVIDAAKGVAILAGNGGKILDFEGVDQISHPIPPMIMAPTTAGTGADVSQFCVVSDTERHIKVTILGRALVPDISITDPRLLTTMPGGLAAATGLDALSHGIEAFVSLAHNPLSDLHALNSVRLVDSHLVRTLETPEDLTSRRAMAQASLEAGMAFSNAILGATHAMSHQVGGLIDAPHGVVNAVLLSHVVSFNALGSPERYRPLAEVFGLSESRAPVEQMARALAAYIRALADRVGVPKGLAALGVTEADIPLLTKSTLHDACLTTNPRLADENDVRRLFVAAM, encoded by the coding sequence ATGAACGAAGGCACGCCCGAAGAAGCCGAGGGCATCTGGAGCGAGGACGCTGCACACCCCGTCAAGTTCCACGCGCCGGAGGTTGTTTTCGGCACCGATTCGCTGGCGGAGATAGGACTTGCGGCGGCACGACTGGGCGCACGAAGGCCCTTCGTCGTCAGCGATTCCGGGGTGTCCGCCGCCGGTTGGACCGAGGAAACTCTCGATTATCTGCGCCGCGAGGGATTACGGCCGCAGTTGTGGACCGACGTCACCCCGAACCCGAAGGACCACGAAATCCAGCGGGGTTACGAGGAGTACGTCGATTCCGGCGCCGATGTCATCATCGGTATCGGCGGCGGTTCGGTGATCGACGCGGCCAAAGGCGTGGCGATTCTCGCCGGCAATGGAGGAAAGATCCTCGACTTCGAGGGCGTCGACCAGATCTCCCATCCGATTCCGCCGATGATCATGGCACCGACGACCGCGGGCACCGGGGCGGACGTATCGCAGTTCTGCGTCGTCTCGGACACCGAACGCCACATCAAGGTAACGATTCTCGGTCGCGCCTTGGTCCCCGATATTTCCATCACCGACCCCCGCCTGCTTACGACGATGCCCGGCGGCCTCGCCGCCGCAACGGGCCTCGACGCGTTATCCCACGGGATCGAGGCGTTCGTCTCCCTGGCTCACAATCCGCTCTCGGACCTGCACGCGCTCAATTCCGTTCGCCTCGTCGACAGCCACCTCGTGCGCACGCTCGAAACGCCAGAGGACCTCACGTCCCGTCGCGCGATGGCACAGGCGAGCCTCGAGGCAGGCATGGCGTTCTCCAACGCGATTCTCGGTGCCACACACGCGATGAGCCATCAGGTCGGTGGTCTCATCGACGCCCCACATGGAGTAGTCAACGCGGTCCTGCTCTCCCACGTGGTCAGTTTCAATGCGCTCGGTTCGCCGGAACGCTACCGACCCCTGGCAGAGGTGTTCGGCCTATCGGAGTCGCGCGCACCCGTCGAACAGATGGCCCGTGCGCTGGCCGCCTACATTCGGGCTCTCGCGGACCGGGTCGGTGTGCCGAAGGGCCTCGCCGCGCTCGGAGTCACGGAGGCCGACATTCCGCTACTCACCAAGTCGACGCTCCATGATGCGTGCCTGACCACAAATCCCCGACTGGCCGACGAAAACGACGTACGCCGTCTGTTCGTCGCAGCGATGTAG
- the mftM gene encoding mycofactocin oligosaccharide methyltransferase MftM has translation MSPSDPGATATASALYPHPINPFAPRVRGLYIDDLVVVGHRDVHRPDAGTRLIARTPSFDVWRDDTVHIAHRVGDSSIDDTLTGRIEAELFAPGWLSGNDLFERVFTGLILSARQDPLDAWELFYRNTRMTLAAIIDGRGGMEVTKGLGAFAEIYHHVDRIVPPTGSVLEIGSCFGFLALHLASRHRRRVTASDVSTSSMSLLGALAPRLGICLSTTTLDARTLACPDASYDTLVLVHLLEHLDDVEGRKALDEARRVARRTIIVAVPYEDVATASYGHVRTVCRDDLEQWAVQDPRWRGRVEDFRGGWLVLERVEETGVIRHRS, from the coding sequence GTGAGCCCCTCCGACCCGGGCGCGACCGCCACAGCGAGCGCCTTGTACCCACATCCCATCAACCCCTTCGCTCCCCGCGTGCGCGGACTCTACATCGACGACCTCGTCGTCGTGGGACACCGCGATGTGCACCGCCCAGACGCAGGCACCCGGCTCATCGCCCGAACCCCGAGCTTCGACGTGTGGCGCGACGACACAGTGCACATCGCACACCGCGTCGGTGACTCGAGCATCGACGACACGCTGACCGGGCGCATCGAGGCCGAACTCTTCGCCCCAGGCTGGCTCAGCGGCAACGACCTCTTCGAGCGCGTCTTCACCGGGCTCATCCTGTCTGCGCGTCAGGATCCGCTCGACGCGTGGGAGCTGTTCTACCGCAACACGAGAATGACGCTCGCCGCCATCATCGACGGACGTGGCGGCATGGAGGTGACCAAAGGTCTCGGCGCGTTTGCAGAGATCTATCACCATGTCGACCGGATCGTCCCGCCAACGGGGTCCGTGCTCGAGATCGGGAGCTGCTTCGGATTCTTGGCTCTACATTTGGCGAGTCGGCACCGAAGGCGCGTCACCGCCTCGGACGTCTCGACCTCATCGATGAGTCTCCTCGGCGCGCTGGCGCCGCGCCTGGGCATCTGCCTTTCGACGACGACGCTCGACGCCCGAACTCTCGCGTGCCCGGATGCCAGCTACGACACACTGGTCCTCGTCCACTTGCTAGAACATCTTGATGACGTCGAAGGCCGCAAAGCCCTGGACGAAGCGCGTCGCGTCGCGCGCAGGACGATCATCGTGGCCGTCCCCTACGAGGACGTCGCCACGGCGTCATACGGGCACGTTCGCACAGTGTGTCGAGACGACCTCGAGCAGTGGGCCGTCCAAGACCCGCGATGGCGCGGGCGGGTGGAGGATTTTCGCGGCGGATGGCTTGTTCTCGAACGAGTCGAGGAAACCGGCGTAATTCGCCACCGAAGTTGA
- a CDS encoding VWA domain-containing protein, with translation MEREILTFIEHLRSHGIRVSTAETLDSMRCAAVPGILANRERLHAALGAAIVTRLSQKQTFDAIFALFFGFARISAFSSEEATAGGSIDSDSNDIPGQEASTEPEHFDGTVDEEATGSPPTDGDDLTSLFDEDSLHEGVGLDDDDTAVGNISTPGDEIGLNADASGTGSAPQIQLDLTQSGGAEMPGALTPATGTAIDLELSNEEGRTLLSWLGSSASLEEPSDEDITELLETLPSSIAEHVQHLVDLHRAETVSENIAPGVVDEVAERERELLEESLRRLAKSLRGGLAQRRKASPNGRVHPALTTRRSLRFDGIPFQPVTVTRRHDRSRVIILADVSLSVRATARFTLHMVHSMHKAFGKPRTFAFVDELVEITTLFERHPLEHALGLVFGGDVLDTERNSDYGAVWRQLLAEGEHLNRRTSIVILGDGRSNGKDPATDALTEIARRVRRIVWLTPEPSYSWGLGACDLPEYAELCERVEVVRDLTGLERTAEKLALP, from the coding sequence ATGGAACGGGAGATCCTCACCTTCATCGAGCATCTGCGGTCGCACGGCATTCGCGTGAGCACGGCGGAGACCCTCGATTCGATGCGCTGCGCGGCCGTGCCCGGGATTCTCGCGAACCGCGAACGCCTCCACGCCGCCCTCGGGGCAGCGATTGTCACCCGTCTGTCGCAGAAGCAGACCTTCGACGCCATCTTCGCGCTGTTCTTCGGCTTTGCACGGATATCCGCGTTTTCCTCGGAGGAGGCCACTGCGGGCGGATCGATCGACAGCGACTCGAACGACATACCGGGTCAGGAAGCCAGCACGGAGCCGGAACACTTCGACGGCACCGTCGACGAGGAGGCCACCGGCTCTCCCCCAACCGACGGCGACGACCTCACGAGCCTTTTCGACGAGGATTCCCTCCACGAAGGTGTCGGGCTCGACGATGACGACACCGCGGTGGGAAATATCTCCACCCCCGGAGATGAAATCGGCCTCAACGCCGACGCTTCCGGAACCGGTTCCGCCCCCCAAATCCAGCTCGACCTCACGCAGTCCGGCGGCGCCGAGATGCCCGGCGCCCTCACCCCGGCCACGGGCACGGCAATCGATCTCGAGCTCAGCAACGAAGAGGGGCGCACACTGCTGTCGTGGCTCGGCTCCTCCGCCTCCTTGGAGGAACCGTCCGACGAAGACATCACCGAGCTGCTCGAGACTCTTCCTTCATCGATTGCCGAACACGTACAGCATCTCGTCGACCTACACAGGGCCGAAACGGTGTCCGAGAACATTGCGCCCGGAGTCGTCGACGAGGTAGCCGAACGCGAGCGCGAGCTGCTCGAGGAATCGCTGCGGCGGCTCGCCAAGTCGCTGCGCGGCGGGCTCGCCCAGCGCCGGAAAGCGAGCCCCAACGGCCGCGTCCATCCGGCGCTCACCACGCGAAGAAGCCTCCGCTTCGACGGAATTCCGTTCCAACCGGTCACCGTCACTCGTCGCCACGATCGTTCGCGCGTCATCATCCTCGCCGACGTCTCTCTCTCGGTGCGCGCTACGGCCAGATTCACCCTGCACATGGTCCACAGCATGCACAAGGCATTCGGCAAGCCGCGTACCTTCGCTTTCGTCGATGAGCTCGTCGAGATCACCACGCTCTTCGAACGCCACCCGCTCGAACATGCTCTCGGGCTTGTGTTCGGCGGAGACGTGCTCGACACCGAACGTAACTCCGATTACGGCGCGGTCTGGCGGCAGCTACTCGCCGAGGGCGAGCACCTCAACCGGCGTACCTCCATCGTTATCCTCGGAGACGGTCGCAGCAACGGCAAGGACCCCGCAACAGACGCACTCACCGAGATCGCGCGCCGCGTCCGCCGCATCGTGTGGCTCACTCCGGAGCCGTCGTATTCCTGGGGTCTTGGCGCCTGCGACCTACCCGAATACGCCGAACTGTGCGAACGCGTTGAGGTCGTCCGAGATCTCACCGGCCTGGAGCGCACCGCAGAGAAGTTGGCGCTGCCGTGA
- a CDS encoding AAA family ATPase, with translation MSEPAIFADVDDVSARLREVGYLPDEAIATTVFLATRLGRPILLEGPAGVGKTDLARNLSKALGRELIRLQCYESQDESKALYEWDYGKQLLYTQILREKISEVVADADDLASAVDIIAAGDEVFFSDRFLSERPLLTAMRSERPVVLLIDEVDRSDESLEAVLLETLEENQISIPEIGTIRAAHPPLVLLTSNNTRDLSAALKRRCLHLFLDYPDVERELEIVQGKGTGLDDALARELVTLVQELRALDLRKAPSIAETVDWARTLSVLGATEMDPALLERTASTVMKYERDLDRAIAHIRRRSGEPLPPEPGSLATKETAAPETAHGPASNSPTGPAASTSPRPQRDPQSDEEAAERRARRDSFDTKGRHGAAAFFGARGTSTDQRRPGTRRRPV, from the coding sequence CGCGCCTTCGCGAGGTCGGCTATCTCCCCGACGAGGCGATCGCGACCACGGTCTTCCTGGCGACACGCCTCGGCCGCCCGATCCTCCTCGAAGGGCCCGCGGGGGTGGGCAAGACCGATCTCGCGCGCAATCTGTCCAAGGCACTCGGGCGCGAGTTGATCCGACTGCAGTGCTATGAAAGCCAGGACGAATCCAAGGCCCTGTACGAGTGGGACTACGGAAAGCAGCTGCTCTACACCCAGATCCTGCGCGAGAAGATCTCCGAAGTCGTAGCCGACGCCGACGACTTGGCCTCCGCGGTCGATATCATCGCGGCCGGCGACGAGGTGTTCTTCTCCGATCGTTTCCTCTCTGAACGCCCTTTGTTGACGGCGATGCGCAGCGAGCGGCCGGTCGTCCTCCTCATCGACGAGGTCGACCGCTCCGACGAGAGCCTCGAGGCCGTACTGCTCGAAACCCTGGAAGAAAATCAGATCTCAATTCCCGAGATCGGGACGATCCGCGCGGCGCACCCACCACTTGTATTGTTGACGTCGAACAACACCCGAGACCTGTCGGCCGCGCTCAAGCGACGCTGTCTCCATCTCTTTCTCGACTACCCCGACGTCGAACGAGAACTGGAGATCGTCCAGGGCAAGGGAACGGGACTCGACGATGCGCTCGCACGCGAACTCGTCACGCTCGTTCAGGAACTCCGCGCTCTCGACCTGCGTAAGGCGCCGAGCATCGCCGAAACGGTCGACTGGGCACGCACCCTTTCGGTCCTTGGCGCCACCGAAATGGACCCCGCACTCCTGGAACGCACCGCGAGCACGGTGATGAAATACGAGCGCGACCTCGACCGCGCCATCGCCCATATCCGGCGACGTTCCGGAGAGCCGCTGCCACCGGAGCCGGGATCCCTTGCCACCAAGGAGACAGCGGCCCCCGAAACCGCCCACGGTCCGGCTTCGAATTCACCCACAGGGCCCGCCGCATCGACATCCCCGCGGCCACAACGCGATCCACAAAGCGACGAAGAAGCCGCCGAACGCAGGGCGCGCCGCGACTCCTTCGACACGAAGGGTCGGCACGGCGCGGCAGCATTCTTCGGTGCCCGCGGTACGTCGACGGACCAGCGGCGACCGGGCACGCGCCGCCGGCCGGTGTGA